The following are encoded in a window of Haliotis asinina isolate JCU_RB_2024 chromosome 14, JCU_Hal_asi_v2, whole genome shotgun sequence genomic DNA:
- the LOC137261227 gene encoding bifunctional peptidase and (3S)-lysyl hydroxylase Jmjd7-like has translation MSEKDSKDLTTKIKQEFLYLANEARELYLDSDVPLLHTPPTPLAFHRQYVAPNKPVLIRGLIDHWPALSKWSPGYFRKTIGELEVTVTATPDGYADAVTEGKFVMPEEQRMTMSEFLEKLDDGDNSAEVYYIQKQNSNLTEEFTSIMSDLESDLTLGNEAFGRSPDAVNFWMGDGRAVTSMHRDHYENLYCVVSGWKKFILIPPTDLPFVPYGEYQAAAYRTDDDGNFHIVDDEEAGLVPWIPIDPLKPDLKKYPQYASARPIEVVVEAGETLYLPSLWFHHVQQSHACIAVNYWYDMDFDIRYNYYKFVEKMKEIVS, from the exons ATGTCTGAGAAGGATTCTAAAGATCTGACAACCAAGATCAAACAAGAGTTTCTCTATCTGGCGAACGAGGCGAGAG AGCTGTACTTGGACAGTGACGTTCCACTGCTGCACACGCCACCCACACCTCTGGCCTTCCATCGCCAGTATGTTGCACCCAACAAACCTGTCCTGATCCGAGGACTTATAGACCACTGGCCAGCTCTGTCCAAGTGGTCACCGGGATATTTCAG GAAGACAATCGGAGAGCTGGAGGTTACGGTCACAGCTACACCTGATGGCTATGCTGACGCTGTCACTGAGGGGAAGTTTGTGATGCCAGAGGAACAACGTATGACGATGTCTGAGTTCCTCGAGAAACTTGACGATGGGGACAACTCTGCTGAGGTTTACTACATCCAGAAACAGAACTCCAACCTTACAGAAGAGTTTACTTCCATTATGTCTGATTTAGAATCCGACCTGACACTGGGCAATGAGGCATTTG GAAGGTCTCCAGATGCTGTGAACTTCTGGATGGGTGATGGCAGAGCTGTGACCTCAA TGCACAGAGACCACTATGAGAACCTGTACTGTGTGGTGTCAGGATGGAAGAAATTCATCCTCATCCCCCCAACAGACCTGCCATTTGTTCCGTATG GTGAATACCAGGCTGCTGCATATAGAACGGATGATGACGGCAATTTCCATATTGTGGACGATGAGGAGGCAGGGCTG GTTCCCTGGATCCCGATCGACCCGCTAAAGCCAGACTTAAAAAAGTATCCACAGTATGCGTCTGCCCGTCCCATCGAGGTGGTAGTGGAAGCAGGGGAGACGCTGTACCTCCCATCACTCTGGTTTCATCATGTCCAGCAGTCGCATGCATGTATAGCTG TCAACTACTGGTACGACATGGACTTTGACATCcgctacaactactacaagtTTGTGGAAAAGATGAAAGAAATAGTCAGCTGA
- the LOC137261861 gene encoding uncharacterized protein codes for MVPGTRTMHVLWVVCCHLVLLTLHVMAYPTGKFGESESLSYSPSYDFIDEYLRHNDEELTPSDSELGDLIWDLLYRPNAQTLPWKRNTEGMGRQQSWDIDNGRHHKRQQGWYTDYGKRQQGWHSDYGKRQQGWHSDYGKRQQGWHSDYGKRQQGWHSDYGKRQQGWYIDYGKRQQGWPSDWNAGYIARNEDSVSPRDVSLTGIYKTLSRGWRPSYRKRQQGWHVDYGKRSMNVDDVTWYDRPLEHYESLGRNLDLPPYTPTFATEDEPNANVQAESSGYEDLEQEIRRRQLRLDPEQDGLYELKH; via the coding sequence GAAAATTCGGCGAAAGTGAATCCCTTTCTTACTCCCCATCATACGACTTCATCGACGAATACCTCCGCCATAATGACGAAGAGCTCACACCGAGCGACTCCGAACTCGGAGATCTGATCTGGGACCTACTGTATCGTCCAAACGCCCAGACCCTCCCCTGGAAGAGGAACACCGAAGGAATGGGGCGACAACAAAGCTGGGATATCGATAACGGAAGACATCATAAAAGACAACAAGGCTGGTATACAGATTATGGTAAAAGGCAACAGGGATGGCACTCTGATTATGGTAAAAGGCAACAGGGATGGCACTCTGATTATGGTAAAAGGCAACAGGGGTGGCACTCTGATTATGGTAAAAGGCAACAGGGGTGGCACTCCGATTATGGCAAAAGGCAACAGGGATGGTACATCGATTATGGCAAAAGGCAACAGGGCTGGCCCTCTGATTGGAATGCAGGCTATATCGCTCGAAATGAAGACAGTGTGTCGCCCAGAGACGTATCTCTGACCGGCATCTACAAGACGCTGTCCCGGGGCTGGCGTCCATCTTACCGGAAACGTCAGCAGGGCTGGCACGTGGATTATGGTAAGAGGAGCATGAATGTCGACGACGTCACGTGGTACGATAGACCTCTAGAACATTATGAAAGTCTTGGAAGGAATTTGGACCTTCCGCCTTATACCCCGACGTTTGCTACCGAAGATGAGCCTAATGCCAACGTGCAGGCAGAATCTTCTGGATATGAAGATCTAGAGCAGGAGATACGGAGACGACAGCTACGTTTGGACCCTGAACAAGATGGACTGTACGAGTTAAAACACTAG